Proteins found in one Melospiza melodia melodia isolate bMelMel2 chromosome 13, bMelMel2.pri, whole genome shotgun sequence genomic segment:
- the LCAT gene encoding phosphatidylcholine-sterol acyltransferase — protein sequence MGSGGAGALLLLLLSLFLQPTAQFWLFNVLFPPTTTPEAPPTNSTPPVVLVPGCLGNQLEAKLDKPDVVNWMCYRKTEDYFTIWLNLNTFLPVGVDCWIDNTRVVYNRTSRKMSNAPGVHIRVPGFGKTYSVEYLDQSKLAGYLHTMVQNLVNNGYVRDKTVRAAPYDWRVGPQQQPEYFQNLKALIEEMHDEYQRPVFLIAHSMGNLHVLYFLLQQTQAWKDQYIGGFISLGAPWGGSVKPLRILASGDEQGIPLMSNIKLREEQRMTTTSPWMFPTTLAWPESHVFISTPSYNYTYRDYQRFFTDVNLEDGWYMWEDMKDLLKDLPPPGVDTYCLYGTGFPTAETYIYDERFPYEDPVDIIYGDGDDSVSTRSLELCKRWREQQEQKVFVQELRGAHHFNMIFSNLTLSYINEILLGSKEEQGEPGQVRSSPEAGKLGKMLREHKVQKEPKKN from the exons ATGGGGAGCGGCGGCgccggggctctgctgctgctgctgctctcgctGTTCCTGCAGCCCACGGCGCAGTTCTGGCTCTTCAATGTCCTCTTCCCACCCACCACCACCCCAGAGGCTCCCCCGACCAACAGCACACCGCCCGTGGTTCTCG TGCCTGGGTGTCTTGGGAACCAGCTGGAAGCAAAGCTGGACAAGCCAGATGTGGTGAACTGGATGTGCTACCGTAAAACAGAGGATTATTTCACCATCTGGCTCAACCTCAACACCTTCCTGCCAGTGGGAGTTGACTGCTGGATCGATAACACCAG ggtGGTGTACAACCGAACCTCTCGGAAAATGTCCAACGCCCCAGGGGTGCACATCCGAGTTCCTGGCTTTGGCAAGACCTATTCTGTGGAATACCTGGATCAGAGCAAGCTGGCAG GCTACCTGCACACCATGGTGCAGAACCTGGTCAACAACGGCTATGTGAGGGACAAGACGGTTCGGGCGGCTCCCTACGACTGGAGGGTTGGACCCC AGCAGCAGCCCGAGTACTTCCAGAACCTGAAGGCGCTGATCGAGGAGATGCACGACGAGTACCAGAGACCCGTGTTCCTCATCGCACACAGCATGGGCAACCTGCACGTCCTCTACTTCCTGCTGCAGCAGACACAAGCCTGGAAGGATCAGTACATTGGGGGCTTCATTTCCCTGGGtgccccctggggaggctccgtCAAGCCCCTGCGTATCCTGGCGTCCG GTGACGAGCAGGGCATCCCGCTCATGTCCAACATCAAGCTCCGCGAGGAGCAGCGCATGACCACCACCAGCCCCTGGATGTTCCCCACCACCCTGGCCTGGCCCGAGAGCCACGTCTTCATCTCCACTCCCTCCTACAACTACACCTACCGCGACTACCAGCGCTTCTTCACCGACGTCAACCTGGAGGATGGCTGGTACATGTGGGAGGACATGAAGGACCTGCTGAAGGATTTGCCCCCTCCTGGGGTGGACACGTACTGCCTCTATGGCACGGGCTTCCCCACGGCAGAGACTTACATTTACGATGAGCGTTTCCCCTATGAGGACCCCGTGGATATAATTTATGGTGACGGGGATGACAGTGTCAGCACACGCAGCTTGGAGCTGTGCAAGCGGTggcgggagcagcaggagcagaaggtGTTCGTGCAGGAGCTGAGAGGTGCCCACCACTTCAACATGATCTTCAGCAACCTGACCCTCAGCTACATCAACGAAATCCTGCTGGGGAGcaaggaggagcagggggagccagggcaggtgagatccAGCCCAGAGGCTGGGAAGTTGGGGAAGATGCTCCGTGAACACAAGGTGCAGAAGGAGCCTAAAAAGAACTGA
- the MATCAP1 gene encoding microtubule-associated tyrosine carboxypeptidase 1: MGSGAMGSGAAGSGAAGSGPGHGAPLCPSPPPPAPRCPRGSRRLSETGAGPRRSEGAAGRGGLRAAASLPHIARGRGEEGGGRRSPCLLVALRPRNVEAERERFFRASFAYDPQFEYAEPVPAAVLDKYGAASDRFVAQAIRIIRAVLEKYGTYESFEVATGGRLLSKCQIWSVIRKYMQKEGCVGEVVVQLTDDLLSQAVMMVEDSRPTLAINLAGARQHWLEGMLRHEIGTHYIRGVNNTRQPWHSSEGRKQYSLKPANPTEEGLASLHSVLFRKQPFLWRAALLYYTIERASHLSFSALFQDLEQYVQDAGVRWEYCVRAKRGQTDTSQPGCFSKDQVYLDGILRILRHRQTIDFPLLAALGKVSYEDVNRLKEFGVLEKARIPHFMQDLERYMKQLDHIVTTNGLNEEELEQLLPD; this comes from the exons ATGGGCTCAGGGGCGATGGGCTCGGGGGCCGCGGGCTCGGGGGCCGCGGGCTCGGGACCGGGCCATGGCGCTCCGCTCTGCCcgtccccgccgccccccgccccgcgctGCCCGCGGGGAAGCCGCCGGCTCTCGGAAACCGGGGCCGGGCCGCGGCGGAGCGAGGGCGCGGCGGGGCGCGGGGGGCTGCGCGCCGCCGCCTCGCTGCCGCACATCGCGCGGGGCCGCGGCGAggagggcggcgggcggcgcAGCCCCTGCCTGCTCGTGGCGCTGCGGCCGCGCAACGTGGAGGCGGAGCGGGAGCGCTTCTTCCGCGCCAGCTTCGCCTACGACCCGCAGTTCGAGTACGCGGAGCCGGTGCCCGCCGCCGTCCTGGACAAGTACGGGGCCGCCTCCGACCGCTTCGTGGCTCAG GCCATCAGGATCATCCGTGCTGTGCTGGAGAAGTACGGGACCTACGAGAGCTTCGAGGTGGCCACGGGCGGGCGGCTGCTGAGCAAGTGCCAGATCTGGTCCGTGATCCGAAAGTACATGCAGAAGGAGGGCTGTGTGGGAGAG gTGGTGGTGCAGCTGACCGATGACCTCCTGTCGCAGGCGGTGATGATGGTGGAGGACAGCCGGCCCACGCTGGCCATCAACCTGGCCGGAGCCCGGCAGCACTGGCTGGAGGGGATGCTGCGCCACGAGATCG GCACCCACTACATCCGGGGGGTCAACAACACGCGGCAGCCGTGGCACAGCTCCGAGGGCCGCAAGCAGTACAGCCTGAAGCCCGCCAACCCCACCGAGGAGGGCCTGGCCAGCCTGCACAGCGTCCTGTTCCGCAAGCAGCCCTTCCTGTGGCGGGCTGCCCTGCTCTACTACACCATCGAGAGGGCCAGCCACCTCTCCTTCTCTGCCCTCTTCCAGGACCTGGAGCAGTACGTGCAGGATGCTGGGGTCCGGTGGGAGTACTGCGTGCGGGCAAAGCGGGGCCAGACGGACACCTCACAGCCAG GCTGTTTCAGTAAGGACCAGGTGTACCTGGACGGGATTCTCCGCATCCTGCGCCATCGGCAAACCATCGACTTCCCACTGCTGGCTGCCCTTGGAAAG GTGTCCTACGAAGATGTGAATCGGCTGAAGGAATTCGGGGTGCTGGAGAAGGCTCGCATCCCCCACTTCATGCAGGACCTGGAGCGCTACATGAAGCAGCTGGATCACATTGTCACCACCAACGGCCTGAACGAGGaagagctggagcagctgctgcctgacTGA
- the TMEM208 gene encoding transmembrane protein 208: protein MAPKGKAGTKGKKQIFEENRETLRFYLRIILGASAVYALVNLVIFYSAASAWTWVAFVFSLVVYGTSYRSMNSMAKPSFTDDGSLADGGIDLNMEQGMAEHLKDVILLTAIVQVLSCFSLYVWYFWLLAPGRALYLLWVNILGPWFTAEAAPAAQEPNEKKQRRQERRQMKRF, encoded by the exons ATGGCG CCCAAGGGGAAGGCGGGCAccaagggcaagaagcagatctTCGAGGAGAACCGGGAGACGCTGCGCTTCTACCTCCGCATCATCCTGGGAGCCTCC GCCGTGTACGCCCTAGTGAACCTGGTCATCTTCTACTCGGCCGCCTCCGCGTGGACGTGG GTCGCGTTCGTCTTCAGCTTGGTGGTCTACGGCACCAGCTACCGGTCCATGAACTCCATGGCAAAGCCGTCTTTCACAGACGATGGCAGCCTTGCCGACGGGGGAATTGACCTGAATATGGAGCAGGGGATGGCAGA GCACCTCAAGGATGTGATCCTGCTGACAGCTATAGTCCAAGTGCTGAGCTGCTTCTCGCTCTACGTCTGGTACTTCTGGCTCTTG GCTCCGGGGCGCGCTCTGTACCTCCTGTGGGTGAACATCCTGGGGCCCTGGTTCACCGCCGAGGCCGCGCCCGCGGCTCAGGAGCCCAACGAGAAGAAGCAGCGGCGGCAGGAGCGCCGGCAGATGAAGCGCTTCTag